From a single Rhinolophus ferrumequinum isolate MPI-CBG mRhiFer1 chromosome 15, mRhiFer1_v1.p, whole genome shotgun sequence genomic region:
- the COQ8B gene encoding atypical kinase COQ8B, mitochondrial isoform X1 → MWLEVAGLLRGTCGQLGHTVGLPHGAQGPGLRWWGPCVGTWAQKFHQDRPGRGLGEEDIRKAREARLRKTPRPQLSDRSRERKVPASRISRLANFGGLAVGLGLGALAEVAKKSLLGEYLQSEDGSRPGSSRFLSEANAERIVQTLCTVRGAALKVGQMLSIQDNSFISPQLQRIFERVRQSADFMPRWQMLRVLEEELGRDWQAKVASLEEVPFAAASIGQVHQGMLRDGTEVAVKIQYPGVAQSIQSDVQNLLALLKMSVALPEGLFAEQSLQALQQELAWECDYRREAACAQNFRQLLEDDPFFRVPAVIKDLCTTRVLGMELAGGVPLDQCQGLSQDIRNQICFQLLRLCLRELFEFRFMQTDPNWANFLYDAASHQVTLLDFGASREFGTEFTDHYIEVVMAAANGDRDRVLQKSRDLKFLTGFETKAFSDAHVEAVMILGEPFATKGPYDFGAGDTARRVQGLIPVLLQHRLRPPPEETYALHRKLAGAFLACARLRAHIECQDLFQDTYHRYWASRQAQPQPEAS, encoded by the exons ATGTGGCTGGAAGTGGCGGGCCTACTGCGGGGGACTTGTGGACAGCTGGGCCACACTGTTGGTCTGCCTCATGGGGCCCAGGGACCTGGGCTCCGTTGGTGG GGGCCATGTGTGGGTACTTGGGCCCAAAAGTTTCATCAGGATAGGCCTGGCAGAGGCCTGGGTGAGGAGGATATTCGCAAGGCTCGCGAGGCCCGGCTCAGGAAGACACCCCGGCCCCAG CTGAGTGACCGCTCTCGAGAACGCAAGGTCCCTGCCTCCCGCATCAGCCGCTTGGCCAACTTTGGTG GACTGGCTGTGGGTTTGGGGCTGGGAGCACTGGCAGAGGTGGCCAAGAAGTCCCTGCTCGGAGAATATCTGCAGTCAG AAGACGGCTCCCGGCCGGGCTCCAGCCGTTTCCTGTCAGAGGCCAATGCCGAGCGGATTGTGCAGACCTTGTGTACAGTTCGGGGGGCCGCCCTCAAGGTTGGCCAGATGCTCAGCATCCAGG ACAACAGCTTCATCAGCCCCCAGCTGCAGCGTATCTTTGAGCGAGTCCGCCAGAGTGCCGACTTCATGCCCCGCTGGCAGATGCTG AGAGTTCTGGAAGAGGAGCTCGGCAGGGACTGGCAGGCCAAGGTGGCCTCTTTGGAGGAGGTGCCCTTTGCCGCTGCCTCAATCGGGCAGGTGCACCAGGGCATGCTGAGAGATGGGACGGAGGTGGCCGTGAAGATCCAG tATCCAGGCGTTGCCCAGAGCATCCAGAGCGATGTCCAGAACCTGCTGGCGCTGCTCAAGATGAGCGTGGCCCTGCCTGAGG GCCTGTTTGCTGAGCAGAGTCTGCAGGCCCTGCAACAGGAGCTGGCTTGGGAGTGTGACTACCGTCGTGAGGCGGCTTGTGCCCAGAACTTCAG GCAGCTGTTGGAAGATGACCCCTTCTTCCGGGTGCCGGCAGTGATTAAGGACCTCTGCACCACGCGAGTGCTGGGCATGGAGCTGGCTGGAGGGGTCCCCCTGGACCAGTGCCAGGGCCTGAGCCAGGACATTCGGAACCAG ATCTGCTTCCAGCTCCTGAGGCTGTGTCTACGGGAGCTGTTTGAGTTTAGATTCATGCAGACGGACCCCAACTGGGCAAACTTCCTGTATGATGCAGCCAGCCACCAG GTGACCCTGCTGGACTTCGGTGCAAGCCGGGAATTTGGGACCGAATTCACAGACCATTACATCGAG GTGGTAATGGCTGCAGCCAATGGAGACAGAGACCGGGTCCTGCAGAAATCCCGGGACCTCAAATTCCTCACAGGCTTTGAAACCAAG GCATTCTCGGATGCCCACGTCGAGGCTGTGATGATCCTGGGGGAGCCCTTCGCCACCAAGGGACCCTACGACTTCGGGGCGGGTGACACTGCCCGCCGAGTGCAAGGCCTCATCCCTGTGCTGCTGCAGCATCGACTCCGCCCACCGCCAGAGGAGACCTATGCCCTGCACCGCAAGCTGGCAGGGGCTTTCCTGGCCTGCGCCCGTCTCCGCGCCCACATCGAATGCCAGGACCTCTTCCAGGACACCTACCATCGGTACTGGGCCAGTCGCCAGGCTCAGCCACAGCCCGAAGCCTCCTGA
- the COQ8B gene encoding atypical kinase COQ8B, mitochondrial isoform X2, which produces MWLEVAGLLRGTCGQLGHTVGLPHGAQGPGLRWWGPCVGTWAQKFHQDRPGRGLGEEDIRKAREARLRKTPRPQLSDRSRERKVPASRISRLANFGGLAVGLGLGALAEVAKKSLLGEYLQSDGSRPGSSRFLSEANAERIVQTLCTVRGAALKVGQMLSIQDNSFISPQLQRIFERVRQSADFMPRWQMLRVLEEELGRDWQAKVASLEEVPFAAASIGQVHQGMLRDGTEVAVKIQYPGVAQSIQSDVQNLLALLKMSVALPEGLFAEQSLQALQQELAWECDYRREAACAQNFRQLLEDDPFFRVPAVIKDLCTTRVLGMELAGGVPLDQCQGLSQDIRNQICFQLLRLCLRELFEFRFMQTDPNWANFLYDAASHQVTLLDFGASREFGTEFTDHYIEVVMAAANGDRDRVLQKSRDLKFLTGFETKAFSDAHVEAVMILGEPFATKGPYDFGAGDTARRVQGLIPVLLQHRLRPPPEETYALHRKLAGAFLACARLRAHIECQDLFQDTYHRYWASRQAQPQPEAS; this is translated from the exons ATGTGGCTGGAAGTGGCGGGCCTACTGCGGGGGACTTGTGGACAGCTGGGCCACACTGTTGGTCTGCCTCATGGGGCCCAGGGACCTGGGCTCCGTTGGTGG GGGCCATGTGTGGGTACTTGGGCCCAAAAGTTTCATCAGGATAGGCCTGGCAGAGGCCTGGGTGAGGAGGATATTCGCAAGGCTCGCGAGGCCCGGCTCAGGAAGACACCCCGGCCCCAG CTGAGTGACCGCTCTCGAGAACGCAAGGTCCCTGCCTCCCGCATCAGCCGCTTGGCCAACTTTGGTG GACTGGCTGTGGGTTTGGGGCTGGGAGCACTGGCAGAGGTGGCCAAGAAGTCCCTGCTCGGAGAATATCTGCAGTCAG ACGGCTCCCGGCCGGGCTCCAGCCGTTTCCTGTCAGAGGCCAATGCCGAGCGGATTGTGCAGACCTTGTGTACAGTTCGGGGGGCCGCCCTCAAGGTTGGCCAGATGCTCAGCATCCAGG ACAACAGCTTCATCAGCCCCCAGCTGCAGCGTATCTTTGAGCGAGTCCGCCAGAGTGCCGACTTCATGCCCCGCTGGCAGATGCTG AGAGTTCTGGAAGAGGAGCTCGGCAGGGACTGGCAGGCCAAGGTGGCCTCTTTGGAGGAGGTGCCCTTTGCCGCTGCCTCAATCGGGCAGGTGCACCAGGGCATGCTGAGAGATGGGACGGAGGTGGCCGTGAAGATCCAG tATCCAGGCGTTGCCCAGAGCATCCAGAGCGATGTCCAGAACCTGCTGGCGCTGCTCAAGATGAGCGTGGCCCTGCCTGAGG GCCTGTTTGCTGAGCAGAGTCTGCAGGCCCTGCAACAGGAGCTGGCTTGGGAGTGTGACTACCGTCGTGAGGCGGCTTGTGCCCAGAACTTCAG GCAGCTGTTGGAAGATGACCCCTTCTTCCGGGTGCCGGCAGTGATTAAGGACCTCTGCACCACGCGAGTGCTGGGCATGGAGCTGGCTGGAGGGGTCCCCCTGGACCAGTGCCAGGGCCTGAGCCAGGACATTCGGAACCAG ATCTGCTTCCAGCTCCTGAGGCTGTGTCTACGGGAGCTGTTTGAGTTTAGATTCATGCAGACGGACCCCAACTGGGCAAACTTCCTGTATGATGCAGCCAGCCACCAG GTGACCCTGCTGGACTTCGGTGCAAGCCGGGAATTTGGGACCGAATTCACAGACCATTACATCGAG GTGGTAATGGCTGCAGCCAATGGAGACAGAGACCGGGTCCTGCAGAAATCCCGGGACCTCAAATTCCTCACAGGCTTTGAAACCAAG GCATTCTCGGATGCCCACGTCGAGGCTGTGATGATCCTGGGGGAGCCCTTCGCCACCAAGGGACCCTACGACTTCGGGGCGGGTGACACTGCCCGCCGAGTGCAAGGCCTCATCCCTGTGCTGCTGCAGCATCGACTCCGCCCACCGCCAGAGGAGACCTATGCCCTGCACCGCAAGCTGGCAGGGGCTTTCCTGGCCTGCGCCCGTCTCCGCGCCCACATCGAATGCCAGGACCTCTTCCAGGACACCTACCATCGGTACTGGGCCAGTCGCCAGGCTCAGCCACAGCCCGAAGCCTCCTGA
- the ITPKC gene encoding inositol-trisphosphate 3-kinase C, with translation MRRCPCRGSLNEAGALPGAARMGLEAPRGGRRRQPGQQRPGPGAGGPAGRPEGGGSRARNKVSCFHTERESAGLGPESGIDGQAEPEAPGLGTETEQPSQKTEPDRFSFWGHPERSSHCSELETAGPWTETETDGFCGDPRRSDLQSQPERASLWTQSNVDGPWTEREIHGSQTQPERAKPRTDHLWTHQKRSNSASFLTQPEGACPSTERSAYGSWKELDIDGSRTQQNTEGPRTQPHTGGSQIQQDTETTWKQLRTGFSIQQATDGSWTQPGTDAAQTQDTTHGSQTEPGTDCLLGEPNQDGPSAEPELGELVTHLYSHLEYSSLTPVPRLIITPETPEPEAQPVGPPSRVEVGSGGFSSASSFDESEDDVVAGGESASDPEDRSGNKPWKKLKTVLKYSPFVVSFRKHYPWVQLSGHAGNFQAGEDGRILKRFCQCEQRSLEHLMSDPLRPFVPTYYGTVQKDGQAFNQMEDLLADFEGPSIMDCKMGSRTYLEEELVKARERPWPRKDMYEKMVAVDPGAPTPEEHAQGAVTKPRYMQWRETVSSTSTLGFRIEGIKKADGTCNTNFKKTQELEQVTKVLEDFVDRNRGILRKYVARLEELREALENSPFFKTHEVVGSSLLFVHDHTGLAKVWMIDFGKTVALPDHQTLSHRLPWAEGNREDGYLWGLDNMIHLLQGLAQS, from the exons ATGAGGCGCTGCCCGTGCCGGGGGAGCCTGAACGAGGCCGGGGCACTGCCGGGGGCAGCCCGCATGGGACTGGAGGCGCCTCGAggggggcggcggcggcagccCGGGCAGCAGCGACCTGGGCCCGGCGCTGGGGGCCCGGCGGGGCGGCCGGAGGGGGGCGGGTCCCGGGCCCGGAACAAAGTGTCCTGCTTTCACACCGAGCGTGAGAGTGCCGGCCTCGGGCCTGAGTCGGGGATAGACGGCCAGGCTGAGCCTGAAGCACCTGGCCTCGGAACGGAGACGGAGCAGCCCAGCCAAAAGACGGAGCCAGATAGGTTCAGCTTCTGGGGACATCCAGAAAGGAGCAGCCACTGTTCAGAACTGGAGACAGCGGGTCCCTGGACGGAGACTGAGACAGATGGATTTTGTGGTGATCCACGCAGGTCCGACCTCCAGTCTCAGCCAGAGAGGGCCAGCCTCTGGACGCAGTCCAAcgttgatgggccctggacagAGCGAGAAATACATGGGTCACAGACCCAGCCAGAGAGGGCCAAGCCCCGGACTGATCACCTTTGGACTCACCAGAAGAGGTCTAACTCAGCCAGCTTCCTAACTCAGCCAGAAGGGGCCTGTCCCTCAACAGAGAGAAGTGCTTATGGCTCCTGGAAAGAATTGGACATTGATGGCTCCAGGACACAACAGAATACTGAAGGTCCCAGGACACAGCCTCACACTGGTGGCTCCCAAATACAACAGGATACTGAAACAACCTGGAAACAGCTTCGCACTGGTTTCTCAATACAACAAGCTACTGATGGGTCCTGGACACAACCTGGCACTGACGCTGCACAGACACAAGATACTACTCATGGATCCCAGACAGAGCCTGGGACAGACTGCCTTTTGGGGGAGCCCAACCAAGATGGCCCATCAGCGGAACCAGAACTTGGGGAGTTGGTGACTCACCTGTACTCTCACCTGGAGTATAGCTCCCTGACCCCTGTGCCCCGCCTCATCATCACTCCTGAAACCCCTGAGCCTGAGGCTCAACCAGTGGGACCCCCCTCCCGGGTTGAGGTGGGCAGTGGTGgcttctcctctgcctcctctttcGACGAGTCTGAGGATGACGTGGTTGCCGGGGGTGAAAGTGCCAGCGACCCTGAGGACAGGTCTGGG AACAAACCGTGGAAGAAGCTGAAGACAGTTCTGAAGTATTCGCCATTTGTGGTCTCCTTCCGAAAACACTACCCTTGGGTCCAACTATCTGGACATGCTG GGAACTTCCAGGCAGGAGAGGATGGCCGGATTCTTAAGCGTTTTTGTCAGTGTGAGCAGCGTAGCCTGGAGCATCTGATGAGCGACCCCCTGCGGCCTTTCGTACCAACCTACTATGGCACGGTGCAAAAGGATGGCCAGGCCTTCAACCAGATGGAAGATCTCCTTGCAGACTTCGAGGGCCCTTCCATCATGGACTGCAAGATGGGCAGCAG GACCTACCTGGAAGAGGAGCTAGTGAAGGCGCGAGAACGGCCCTGGCCCCGGAAGGACATGTAtgagaagatggtggctgtggACCCTGGGGCCCCCACCCCCGAGGAGCATGCCCAGGGTGCAGTCACCAAGCCCCGCTACATGCAGTGGAGGGAGACTGTGAGCTCGACCTCCACCCTGGGCTTCCGGATTGAGGGCATCAAG AAAGCTGATGGGACTTGCAACACCAACTTCAAGAAGACACAGGAGCTGGAGCAGGTGACAAAGGTTTTGGAGGACTTTGTGGACCGGAACCGTGGAATACTG AGAAAGTACGTGGCTCGCCTAGAAGAACTTCGTGAGGCTCTGGAGAACTCTCCCTTCTTCAAGACCCACGAG GTGGTGGGCAGCTCCCTTCTCTTTGTGCATGACCACACTGGCCTGGCCAAGGTCTGGATGATTGACTTCGGCAAGACAGTGGCCCTGCCTGACCACCAGACACTCAGCCACCGGCTGCCCTGGGCTGAGGGCAACCGTGAGGATGGCTACCTTTGGGGCCTGGACAACATGATCCACCTCCTTCAGGGGCTGGCCCAGAGTTGA
- the ACTMAP gene encoding UPF0692 protein C19orf54 homolog isoform X1 translates to MISPCFPPVETPVPPRPLASQAPIIPPPPPPPHSPNLAFPPSPSSLQAPIPPPPPLPPPSFATGAAPPHVFGLEKSHLLKKALEKAGPVPGSREDVKRLLKLHKDRFRSDLQWILFCADLPSFIQEGPQCGLVALWMAGTLLAPLSGIPLERLMQMAVERGYSAQGEMFSVTDMGRLAQEALGCQAELLCGGLGGPNRDRVLQHLVAGHPLLVPYDEDFNHEPCQKKGHKAHWAVSTGVLLGVQSVPRSGYAEDPELPGLFHPMPGMPCQPPALPDEGSAGAVYLLSKQGKSWHYQLWDYNQVRDSNLQLTDFSPSRAADGREYVVPAGGVRAGLCGQALLLRP, encoded by the exons ATGATTTCTCCATGTTTTCCTCCAGTAGAGACCCCAGTCCCTCCAAGACCTCTTGCATCCCAGGCCCCTATCattccacctcctcccccacctccgcATTCCCCCAATTTAGCCTTTCCACCCTCTCCCTCAAGTCTCCAGGCCCCTattcccccaccacccccactgccacctcCATCCTTTGCCACGGGGGCTGCTCCCCCTCATGTCTTCGGCCTGGAGAAGAGCCACCTTCTGAAAAAGGCCTTGGAGAAGGCCGGCCCAGTCCCCGGGAGCAGAGAGGACGTGAAGAGGCTCCTGAAGCTGCACAAGGACCG TTTCAGAAGTGACCTGCAGTGGATCCTCTTCTGTGCCGACCTGCCCTCCTTCATCCAAGAAGGCCCTCA GTGCGGACTGGTGGCCCTGTGGATGGCAGGCACTCTCCTGGCGCCCCTCAGCGGCATCCCCCTGGAGAGACTCATGCAGATGGCCGTGGAGAGAGGCTACTCGGCCCAGGGAGAGATGTTCTCAG TGACCGACATGGGGAGGCTGGCCCAGGAGGCACTGGGATGCCAGGCAGAGCTGCTGTGTGGCGGCCTGGGTGGTCCCAACAGAGACCGTGTGCTGCAGCACCTTGTCGCTGGACACCCCTTGCTCGTCCC CTACGATGAGGATTTCAACCACGAGCCGTGTCAGAAGAAGGGCCACAAGGCCCACTGGGCAGTGAGCACAG GAGTCCTGCTGGGTGTACAGAGTGTGCCACGCTCTGGTTATGCGGAGGACCCCGAGCTGCCAGGCCTGTTCCACCCCATGCCCGGCATGCCCTGCCAGCCACCAGCCTTGCCGGACGAAGGCTCAGCAGGAGCCGTCTACCTTCTCTCCAAGCAGGGCAAGAGTTGGCACTACCAGCTGTGGGACTACAACCAAGTTCGGGATAGCAACCTGCAGCTGACGGACTTCTCACCTTCACGGGCCGCCGATGGCCGGGAGTATGTGGTGCCTGCTGGTGGGGTGCGGGCTGGCCTCTGTGGCCAGGCCCTGCTCCTCAGACCATAG
- the ACTMAP gene encoding UPF0692 protein C19orf54 homolog isoform X2, translating into MISPCFPPVETPVPPRPLASQAPIIPPPPPPPHSPNLAFPPSPSSLQAPIPPPPPLPPPSFATGAAPPHVFGLEKSHLLKKALEKAGPVPGSREDVKRLLKLHKDRFRSDLQWILFCADLPSFIQEGPQCGLVALWMAGTLLAPLSGIPLERLMQMAVERGYSAQGEMFSGVLLGVQSVPRSGYAEDPELPGLFHPMPGMPCQPPALPDEGSAGAVYLLSKQGKSWHYQLWDYNQVRDSNLQLTDFSPSRAADGREYVVPAGGVRAGLCGQALLLRP; encoded by the exons ATGATTTCTCCATGTTTTCCTCCAGTAGAGACCCCAGTCCCTCCAAGACCTCTTGCATCCCAGGCCCCTATCattccacctcctcccccacctccgcATTCCCCCAATTTAGCCTTTCCACCCTCTCCCTCAAGTCTCCAGGCCCCTattcccccaccacccccactgccacctcCATCCTTTGCCACGGGGGCTGCTCCCCCTCATGTCTTCGGCCTGGAGAAGAGCCACCTTCTGAAAAAGGCCTTGGAGAAGGCCGGCCCAGTCCCCGGGAGCAGAGAGGACGTGAAGAGGCTCCTGAAGCTGCACAAGGACCG TTTCAGAAGTGACCTGCAGTGGATCCTCTTCTGTGCCGACCTGCCCTCCTTCATCCAAGAAGGCCCTCA GTGCGGACTGGTGGCCCTGTGGATGGCAGGCACTCTCCTGGCGCCCCTCAGCGGCATCCCCCTGGAGAGACTCATGCAGATGGCCGTGGAGAGAGGCTACTCGGCCCAGGGAGAGATGTTCTCAG GAGTCCTGCTGGGTGTACAGAGTGTGCCACGCTCTGGTTATGCGGAGGACCCCGAGCTGCCAGGCCTGTTCCACCCCATGCCCGGCATGCCCTGCCAGCCACCAGCCTTGCCGGACGAAGGCTCAGCAGGAGCCGTCTACCTTCTCTCCAAGCAGGGCAAGAGTTGGCACTACCAGCTGTGGGACTACAACCAAGTTCGGGATAGCAACCTGCAGCTGACGGACTTCTCACCTTCACGGGCCGCCGATGGCCGGGAGTATGTGGTGCCTGCTGGTGGGGTGCGGGCTGGCCTCTGTGGCCAGGCCCTGCTCCTCAGACCATAG
- the ACTMAP gene encoding UPF0692 protein C19orf54 homolog isoform X3 translates to MISPCFPPVETPVPPRPLASQAPIIPPPPPPPHSPNLAFPPSPSSLQAPIPPPPPLPPPSFATGAAPPHVFGLEKSHLLKKALEKAGPVPGSREDVKRLLKLHKDRFRSDLQWILFCADLPSFIQEGPQCGLVALWMAGTLLAPLSGIPLERLMQMAVERGYSAQGEMFSAPATMRISTTSRVRRRATRPTGQ, encoded by the exons ATGATTTCTCCATGTTTTCCTCCAGTAGAGACCCCAGTCCCTCCAAGACCTCTTGCATCCCAGGCCCCTATCattccacctcctcccccacctccgcATTCCCCCAATTTAGCCTTTCCACCCTCTCCCTCAAGTCTCCAGGCCCCTattcccccaccacccccactgccacctcCATCCTTTGCCACGGGGGCTGCTCCCCCTCATGTCTTCGGCCTGGAGAAGAGCCACCTTCTGAAAAAGGCCTTGGAGAAGGCCGGCCCAGTCCCCGGGAGCAGAGAGGACGTGAAGAGGCTCCTGAAGCTGCACAAGGACCG TTTCAGAAGTGACCTGCAGTGGATCCTCTTCTGTGCCGACCTGCCCTCCTTCATCCAAGAAGGCCCTCA GTGCGGACTGGTGGCCCTGTGGATGGCAGGCACTCTCCTGGCGCCCCTCAGCGGCATCCCCCTGGAGAGACTCATGCAGATGGCCGTGGAGAGAGGCTACTCGGCCCAGGGAGAGATGTTCTCAG CACCAGCTACGATGAGGATTTCAACCACGAGCCGTGTCAGAAGAAGGGCCACAAGGCCCACTGGGCAGTGA